In the genome of Deltaproteobacteria bacterium, one region contains:
- a CDS encoding IS200/IS605 family transposase, with amino-acid sequence MSKEYRKGPHTIYDIQYHFVWVTKYRYHVLKGEVAFRTREIIRQTCEARNITILNGHVSRDHVHLHVSCPPELAPSKIVQYVKGRSSRLIQQEFPHLRKRYWGRHLWARGYFCATVGNVTEKMIAAYIASQEKASPKEAFTIAND; translated from the coding sequence ATAAGCAAAGAATATCGCAAGGGGCCTCACACGATCTATGATATCCAGTATCATTTCGTATGGGTTACGAAATATCGTTATCATGTTTTGAAAGGAGAAGTGGCTTTTAGAACCAGGGAGATAATCCGTCAGACTTGTGAGGCCCGCAATATTACAATTCTTAATGGTCATGTTAGCAGGGATCATGTTCATCTGCATGTTTCATGTCCTCCAGAACTTGCTCCGAGCAAGATAGTTCAATATGTGAAAGGACGAAGTTCTCGACTGATTCAGCAAGAATTTCCGCATTTGCGTAAGAGATATTGGGGAAGGCATCTTTGGGCTCGCGGCTATTTTTGTGCAACAGTTGGGAATGTTACAGAAAAAATGATAGCCGCTTATATTGCAAGCCAAGAAAAGGCGAGCCCTAAAGAGGCCTTCACTATTGCTAATGACTAA
- a CDS encoding glycosyltransferase family 2 protein, which translates to MFKEKSVAVVVPAYNEEYLLGKVIETMPELVDHIVVVDDCSQDRTVDVARRYIEPGGRVVLLCHKRNEGVGAAIVTGYKWARDHNIDVTVVMAGDAQMDPADLSNIVGPVATGETDYTKGNRLFHGEAWKIMPKYRYLGNSFLSLLTKIASGYWHIADSQAGYTAISLEALRLLDLDRIYKSYGMPNDILIRLNEKNLRVRDVPIRPVYNVGEQSGIRLRKVLFTIPWLLMKGFFRRLFTKYVIADFHPLVFFYLLGLTLTPGGFFFGFYLLLYRLLDGPVNETSALFAAFLYISGLQSLFFAMWFDMDYNRHLR; encoded by the coding sequence ATGTTTAAGGAAAAATCAGTAGCTGTAGTTGTCCCGGCTTACAATGAAGAGTACTTACTTGGTAAGGTCATTGAGACCATGCCGGAACTTGTGGACCATATTGTAGTCGTGGACGACTGCAGTCAGGATCGAACGGTTGATGTGGCTCGACGTTATATTGAGCCGGGAGGCAGGGTAGTATTACTGTGTCATAAGCGAAACGAAGGTGTCGGAGCCGCCATTGTGACCGGTTACAAATGGGCAAGGGATCACAATATAGATGTTACTGTAGTGATGGCAGGCGATGCCCAGATGGACCCTGCAGATCTTTCCAATATCGTGGGGCCGGTTGCAACAGGCGAAACGGATTACACCAAGGGCAACCGTCTCTTTCACGGCGAGGCATGGAAAATTATGCCTAAATACCGTTACTTGGGCAACTCATTCCTCTCACTGCTTACAAAAATCGCTTCGGGATACTGGCATATAGCAGATTCACAGGCAGGATACACTGCCATTTCGCTGGAGGCCCTGCGTCTCTTGGATCTTGACCGCATTTATAAAAGCTACGGCATGCCGAATGATATCCTGATTCGGTTGAACGAGAAAAACTTGCGTGTGCGCGACGTGCCTATCCGTCCGGTCTATAATGTAGGTGAACAATCAGGGATACGGCTCAGGAAGGTTTTGTTCACCATCCCATGGCTTCTCATGAAGGGATTCTTCAGGCGTCTGTTCACCAAATATGTTATTGCGGACTTCCATCCATTGGTCTTTTTCTACCTTTTAGGGCTGACCCTTACACCAGGCGGCTTCTTTTTTGGATTCTATCTTTTACTCTATCGTCTTCTGGACGGCCCTGTGAATGAAACCAGCGCACTCTTTGCCGCATTCCTCTATATCTCAGGGCTCCAGTCCCTTTTCTTCGCTATGTGGTTTGACATGGACTACAATCGACATCTTCGATAA
- the asnB gene encoding asparagine synthase (glutamine-hydrolyzing), which produces MCGICGLIDLNMRSGLELPSTVRLMANRLVHRGPDAEGLWHGPGVALGHRRLSIIDLAGSIQPMQDPTGRYILVFNGEIYNYLELRSDLEKHGIRFRTEGDTEVLLAAYITYGPGCLEYLNGMFAFAVWDRQEQILFAARDRMGVKPFFFGQGRGGLLTFASELQSLRGLPLDFSVCPSALVQYLRHGFIRSPDTIFQGVRELRPAHFLRYSRHGLEVRPYWEPPLPDSGWKHRSESELAEELRDLVRSAVQFRLRSDVPLGAFLSGGLDSSVIVAAMRDLGETGIHSFAIGFEEASFDESPFARQVADYMGTTHHESRKALRAGDLLFDLVRHYGQPYGDSSAIPTWHLCQETRRHVTVALSGDGGDELFCGYRRYVARRLLAWYQKLPQSVRRKCLAALIKRLPEGTAYYDHSLIKKLRLFVDLDQRVTDNPNDIYPAFFKTEDLARLLDPEQISIEHEHQNVEMTAAQEMDPIELMMRSDILHYLPDDILTKVDRASMAHSLEVRSPFMDYRVVEFACRLPLQYKLRGLTTKHLLRKAFAKDLPPGPLKRQKHGFAVPMGDWFQGPLKAVYEDIVLSSSMEDLVNKEEAGRLLKDHQYGRTDHGHRLWLLLFLHAWHKWWNR; this is translated from the coding sequence ATGTGCGGAATCTGTGGACTTATTGACTTGAATATGAGAAGCGGCCTCGAGTTGCCATCCACTGTCCGCTTAATGGCCAACCGTCTGGTGCACCGGGGACCGGACGCCGAGGGCCTCTGGCATGGACCTGGTGTCGCCCTGGGACACCGCCGCCTTTCCATTATAGATCTGGCAGGCAGCATCCAGCCCATGCAGGACCCAACCGGCCGCTATATCCTGGTCTTCAATGGCGAGATATACAACTATCTGGAACTCCGTTCAGACCTGGAAAAACATGGAATCCGTTTCAGAACAGAGGGAGATACGGAGGTCCTGCTGGCCGCCTATATCACCTATGGTCCTGGCTGTCTTGAATACCTGAACGGCATGTTTGCCTTTGCGGTCTGGGACAGGCAGGAGCAGATACTTTTTGCTGCCAGGGACCGTATGGGCGTAAAGCCTTTTTTCTTTGGCCAAGGGCGCGGAGGCCTGTTGACCTTTGCCTCCGAGCTTCAATCCCTGCGCGGGTTGCCCCTGGACTTTTCCGTTTGTCCATCCGCTCTTGTCCAGTACCTGCGCCATGGTTTCATCCGATCCCCTGACACCATATTCCAGGGGGTCCGGGAACTGCGGCCGGCCCATTTCCTGCGTTACAGCCGGCATGGACTTGAAGTCCGGCCATACTGGGAGCCTCCATTGCCTGACTCCGGGTGGAAACACAGATCCGAGTCCGAGCTTGCTGAAGAGCTGCGCGACCTTGTTCGCTCTGCAGTACAATTTCGACTAAGGAGCGACGTCCCACTTGGGGCTTTTCTCTCCGGCGGCCTGGATTCAAGCGTCATCGTTGCCGCCATGCGGGACCTCGGAGAAACAGGCATCCATAGCTTTGCCATCGGGTTTGAAGAGGCGAGCTTTGACGAGAGTCCATTTGCCAGACAGGTTGCGGATTACATGGGCACCACTCACCATGAAAGCCGCAAGGCCTTGCGGGCCGGGGACTTACTCTTTGATCTGGTACGTCATTACGGTCAGCCTTACGGAGACTCTTCGGCCATACCGACATGGCATCTCTGCCAGGAGACCCGCCGTCATGTTACCGTGGCCCTTTCAGGTGACGGTGGGGACGAGCTGTTCTGCGGCTATCGCAGGTATGTGGCCCGCCGTCTGCTGGCGTGGTATCAGAAGCTGCCGCAATCAGTACGCAGGAAGTGCCTGGCAGCCCTGATAAAGCGTCTGCCGGAGGGCACCGCATATTACGACCACAGTCTCATCAAAAAATTGCGCCTCTTTGTGGACCTGGACCAGCGGGTGACCGACAATCCGAACGATATCTATCCTGCATTTTTCAAGACAGAGGATCTTGCCCGGCTCCTTGATCCTGAACAGATTTCTATTGAACATGAACATCAAAATGTTGAAATGACGGCAGCTCAAGAGATGGACCCAATAGAGCTTATGATGCGCTCGGATATATTACACTACCTGCCGGACGATATCCTGACAAAGGTGGACCGGGCGAGCATGGCCCATTCCCTTGAAGTCCGCTCTCCATTTATGGACTACCGGGTCGTGGAGTTCGCCTGCCGCCTGCCCCTGCAATACAAGCTGAGGGGGTTGACCACCAAACATCTGTTGCGCAAGGCCTTTGCAAAAGATCTTCCCCCAGGACCCCTCAAGAGACAGAAACACGGCTTTGCAGTCCCCATGGGGGACTGGTTCCAGGGACCTCTCAAGGCTGTCTATGAAGATATCGTGCTATCTAGTTCCATGGAAGACTTGGTAAACAAGGAGGAGGCCGGACGACTCCTTAAAGACCACCAATACGGACGTACGGACCACGGGCACCGGCTCTGGCTCTTGCTCTTTTTGCATGCATGGCATAAGTGGTGGAATCGTTGA
- a CDS encoding UDP-N-acetylglucosamine 2-epimerase (non-hydrolyzing), with amino-acid sequence MKTIHLVSAARPNFMKIAPLYHALSRQDWAHPVIVHTGQHYDKNMFADFFKDLGLPDPHINLGVGSGTHAEQTGRVMIAYEKVLMADRPDLVVVAGDVNSTAACALAAVKLGIRVAHLEAGLRSFDRTMPEEINRVVTDSIADYLWTPSRDGNENLLREGIASEKITMVGNIMIDSLVMMTPAIRAEQERERIGLESGLYGVVTLHRPSNVDDRSTLYELCKALGRIAEKTPLVFPVHPRTHNQLERFGLLHLLADSKGIILTEPMGYKAFMNLVFGCRFAITDSGGLQEETTYLLIPCVTLRSNTERPVTVTQGTNILGTPRTLEKDLEEVMERKVDGAPEFWDGNTAQRVVKAIKSIFV; translated from the coding sequence ATGAAAACAATACATCTCGTCTCCGCCGCCAGGCCGAATTTTATGAAGATCGCCCCCCTTTACCACGCCCTGAGCAGGCAAGATTGGGCACACCCTGTTATCGTCCATACCGGGCAACATTACGACAAGAACATGTTTGCCGATTTTTTCAAAGACCTGGGGCTGCCTGACCCGCATATTAATCTCGGGGTCGGCAGCGGGACCCATGCCGAGCAGACAGGCAGGGTGATGATCGCCTATGAAAAGGTGCTCATGGCGGACCGGCCCGATCTGGTTGTGGTGGCGGGGGATGTGAATTCAACCGCTGCCTGCGCACTTGCTGCCGTGAAGCTGGGGATCAGGGTGGCCCATCTGGAGGCCGGGCTCAGGTCCTTTGACCGGACCATGCCCGAGGAGATCAACCGCGTTGTGACCGACTCCATTGCAGATTATCTCTGGACTCCGTCCAGAGATGGGAATGAAAATTTGCTCAGAGAAGGTATCGCCAGCGAAAAGATCACCATGGTCGGCAATATTATGATCGATTCCCTGGTCATGATGACCCCGGCTATCCGTGCAGAGCAGGAACGTGAACGTATCGGCCTGGAATCGGGTCTTTACGGTGTGGTCACCCTGCATAGGCCTTCCAATGTGGATGACAGGAGTACACTTTATGAACTTTGTAAAGCCCTCGGCCGTATTGCCGAGAAAACACCCCTGGTCTTTCCCGTCCATCCACGTACCCACAATCAACTGGAACGTTTTGGACTCCTGCATCTCCTGGCCGATAGCAAGGGTATTATTCTGACTGAACCCATGGGCTACAAGGCCTTCATGAATTTGGTCTTTGGCTGTCGTTTCGCCATCACTGATTCCGGTGGATTACAGGAGGAAACGACGTATCTGCTTATACCGTGCGTGACACTGAGGTCCAACACGGAACGACCGGTCACGGTAACCCAGGGGACAAATATTTTGGGTACGCCCAGGACATTGGAAAAGGATCTGGAAGAGGTGATGGAGAGGAAGGTGGACGGTGCACCGGAGTTTTGGGATGGGAATACGGCGCAAAGGGTTGTTAAGGCT
- a CDS encoding transcriptional regulator gives MLEGLITSKTRIKLIMRFFLNPESTAYLRELAAEFGVSSNGVREELRHMEQAHLLLSEKKGRQVHFRANQSHPLFPDLKTMVHKALGINQILESILNRLGHLKAAYLIDDYALGRDTGIIDILLVGEIDPYHLTDLTRKTERYIERKIRTLVFSREEFERLGPEMLKRPHLRLWG, from the coding sequence ATGTTAGAAGGTCTTATCACATCCAAGACACGCATAAAGCTCATCATGCGTTTCTTTCTTAATCCTGAAAGCACTGCTTATCTGCGGGAATTGGCTGCAGAGTTCGGCGTGTCCTCCAATGGTGTCCGCGAGGAATTGCGGCATATGGAGCAGGCACACTTACTGCTCAGCGAAAAGAAGGGCAGGCAGGTCCACTTCCGGGCCAATCAGTCTCATCCCCTGTTCCCTGATCTCAAAACTATGGTCCATAAGGCCCTGGGCATTAATCAGATACTGGAAAGCATCCTTAATCGCCTGGGCCACCTGAAGGCAGCATATCTTATTGACGATTATGCCTTGGGACGGGATACAGGTATTATTGATATCCTGCTGGTGGGCGAAATTGATCCGTATCACCTAACGGATCTAACAAGAAAAACCGAACGATATATTGAGAGGAAGATCCGCACGTTGGTGTTTTCCCGGGAAGAGTTTGAGCGATTGGGGCCGGAGATGCTCAAGCGGCCACATCTCAGGCTTTGGGGATAA
- a CDS encoding oxidoreductase: MEHKSTDPSIAVIGTGYWGKNLVRNFSALGALQVIVDTNSEILDRMAGDYPDAKVTASYSEVLNDPAINGLAIATPAETHGALVREALLAGKDVFVEKPLCLSETEGQELIRLAEESNRILMVGHLLWYHPALLRLKALVNNGDLGRIRYIYSNRLNMGRLRREENVLWSFAPHDVSVILGLVEEMPESVQAQGGNYLHQRIADVTVSLLSFDSGIKAHIFVSWLHPFKEQKLVVVGNEKMAVFDDTAQWGEKLTLYPHHVAWHGNIPLAVKAEAEPVAVEQEEPLRAECTHFLHCMATREQPRTDGKEGLQVLRVLNACQRALRENQAVPLLGREVSANQVFIHPTAVIDNDVTIGPKTRIWHFSHILSGSVIGGSCNIGQNVVIGPRARVGKGCKIQNNISIYEGVTLEDYVFCGPSVVFTNVFNPRAEIPRMKELRPTLVRHGATLGANCTIVCGVTIGRYAFLGAGATVTRDVPDHALVVGNPARRIGWMCKCGERLGDDLVCPVCGVVYQESEKGLEPGSS, from the coding sequence ATGGAACATAAATCAACAGATCCCTCCATTGCTGTTATAGGAACCGGCTACTGGGGGAAAAACCTGGTCCGGAATTTCAGCGCGCTGGGGGCCCTTCAAGTAATAGTTGACACAAATTCCGAAATCCTTGACCGAATGGCCGGGGATTATCCTGACGCCAAGGTAACAGCCTCCTACTCAGAAGTCCTCAACGATCCGGCCATTAATGGCTTAGCTATTGCTACGCCAGCCGAGACCCATGGGGCCCTGGTACGAGAGGCGCTGCTTGCCGGAAAGGACGTATTTGTCGAAAAACCCCTTTGCCTTTCCGAAACTGAGGGACAGGAGCTTATTCGATTAGCAGAGGAGAGTAACAGGATCCTCATGGTGGGGCACCTGCTCTGGTATCATCCGGCCCTTCTGAGGCTAAAGGCCCTGGTGAACAACGGCGATCTTGGCCGCATCCGCTATATCTATTCCAATCGTCTTAATATGGGAAGGCTTCGACGTGAAGAAAACGTCCTCTGGTCCTTTGCCCCACACGATGTCTCAGTAATTTTGGGCCTTGTTGAAGAGATGCCCGAATCAGTTCAGGCACAGGGCGGCAACTACCTCCATCAGAGAATCGCTGACGTCACTGTCTCTCTCTTGTCCTTTGACAGTGGGATAAAGGCCCATATTTTTGTTTCCTGGCTCCATCCCTTTAAGGAACAAAAATTGGTTGTGGTGGGCAATGAGAAAATGGCGGTCTTTGACGACACTGCTCAGTGGGGTGAAAAACTCACTCTCTATCCGCACCATGTGGCATGGCATGGCAATATCCCGTTGGCAGTAAAGGCGGAAGCCGAACCAGTTGCTGTAGAACAGGAAGAACCACTGCGGGCTGAATGCACGCACTTTCTTCACTGCATGGCTACCAGAGAGCAGCCTCGCACGGACGGGAAAGAAGGCCTGCAGGTGCTCAGGGTCCTCAATGCCTGTCAAAGAGCCCTCAGGGAGAATCAGGCAGTGCCGCTCCTGGGAAGAGAGGTTTCCGCTAACCAGGTCTTTATTCACCCCACAGCCGTAATAGACAACGACGTGACGATCGGTCCCAAGACCCGCATTTGGCACTTCAGCCATATCTTAAGCGGATCTGTAATCGGCGGAAGCTGCAACATTGGTCAGAACGTAGTCATAGGCCCTCGTGCCCGGGTCGGCAAAGGTTGCAAAATCCAGAACAACATCTCGATTTATGAAGGCGTAACCCTTGAAGACTATGTGTTCTGCGGTCCATCAGTCGTGTTCACAAATGTGTTCAACCCCAGGGCAGAGATCCCCCGCATGAAGGAACTGCGCCCCACGCTTGTGCGCCACGGGGCCACTCTGGGTGCAAACTGCACTATTGTCTGCGGGGTCACTATTGGCCGCTATGCCTTTTTAGGGGCCGGAGCCACAGTTACAAGAGACGTTCCGGACCATGCCCTGGTGGTAGGGAATCCTGCTCGTCGGATCGGTTGGATGTGCAAGTGCGGTGAACGCCTTGGTGATGATCTTGTTTGCCCGGTATGCGGTGTTGTATATCAGGAATCTGAAAAGGGGCTTGAGCCGGGAAGTAGCTGA
- a CDS encoding bifunctional [glutamate--ammonia ligase]-adenylyl-L-tyrosine phosphorylase/[glutamate--ammonia-ligase] adenylyltransferase produces the protein MLLQRLLPEGLMSKADNYWKSFVEASLSSGLTVPDDPYIINTAKQVWVFSEFVARNCIKEPGLLSDLLESGDLVKSYANGNYDRIVNNSIKEARDHKELGIILRRLRRREMVRIAWRDLARWSDLKETMADLSSLAEACLKGALSLLHSWQCQELGCPADKKGDPQSLVVLGMGKLGAGELNFSSDIDLIFAYPEPGYTKDGAKSVTNEEFFARLCRRLISVIGTATADGIVFRVDTRLRPYGENGPLVLSFDAMEEYYQSRGREWERYAMVKARPVAGGTYGDTLMEILRPFVYRRYLDYGAFESLREMKQLIEQETQKKGLKDDIKLGVGGIREIEFTCQAFQLIRGGRIPELRERSILRVLDLLAVHNFLPKDVCRKLKNAYIFLRNTEHRLQEYADQQTHRLPLEPLSQIRLALSMGFQTWKEYIDTLRWHMDIVHYYFKGLFSREDDQGKDSAKQLLSGIWFGTVDKGHAVQTLQSMGFHKADEVLNFLHGLKDSRMRLSLSSPGRDLLNRLIPLVLKEAAGTEQPDLALKRTLDLIESIGRRTCYLSLLLENPDALSHLTRLCSRGAWIATLLLRQPVLLDELLDPLTLYSPPDRPSLERDIKKMLSRVPPDDLEQQMDELRRFRQANMLRVAAADISGALSVLDVSQHLTDTAEVIVDRVLVLARDHLMDRHGMPQCISGQDERGISGFAVVAYGNLGGKEMGYSSDLDLVFLHTAEAGRMTSGPKPLDSTMFYTRLGQRMIHILTVHTQAGILYKVDMRLRPSGESGVLVSSLEAFSRYQTDRAWAWEHQALVRARAIAGDIRVCKKFDELRKKVIASSRDIDILKNSVISMRDRLISQYGNRHPDKFDLKHDPGGLTDIEFLIQYTVLANAFRYPDLAELSNSIGLLEAFEQKGLIPKRYADILLEAYVSYRKAINRLSLQERPACVEAGDFAGLRSGVMEIWDEVMK, from the coding sequence ATGTTGCTCCAAAGGCTACTACCTGAAGGACTTATGTCAAAGGCGGATAACTATTGGAAAAGTTTCGTTGAGGCTTCGCTGTCATCCGGACTTACGGTCCCTGATGACCCATACATAATAAATACGGCAAAACAGGTATGGGTCTTTAGCGAATTTGTCGCAAGGAACTGTATCAAGGAACCAGGGCTGCTGTCAGATCTTTTGGAAAGCGGTGATCTGGTAAAATCCTATGCGAACGGCAACTATGACCGGATAGTAAATAATTCGATCAAGGAGGCCAGGGACCATAAAGAACTCGGAATAATCCTGCGCCGGCTGAGAAGACGGGAGATGGTCAGGATAGCATGGAGAGACCTTGCCCGGTGGTCAGATCTCAAAGAGACCATGGCGGACCTTTCATCCCTGGCAGAGGCCTGTCTGAAGGGCGCTCTCAGCCTCCTCCATTCCTGGCAGTGTCAGGAACTTGGCTGCCCTGCAGACAAGAAGGGCGACCCCCAATCCCTGGTCGTCCTCGGGATGGGTAAACTCGGAGCCGGAGAACTCAACTTTTCATCGGACATCGACCTGATATTTGCGTATCCTGAGCCCGGATATACTAAAGACGGGGCAAAATCCGTCACTAACGAAGAGTTCTTTGCCCGGCTTTGCCGCAGATTGATAAGTGTTATAGGCACGGCTACTGCTGACGGCATTGTTTTTCGTGTGGACACGAGACTCAGGCCATATGGAGAAAACGGACCCCTGGTCCTGAGCTTCGATGCCATGGAAGAATATTATCAAAGCCGGGGGAGAGAGTGGGAACGATATGCGATGGTCAAGGCCCGCCCGGTTGCCGGCGGCACTTATGGAGACACGCTGATGGAAATACTGAGGCCCTTTGTTTACCGCCGTTATCTGGACTACGGAGCATTTGAATCCTTAAGGGAAATGAAACAACTGATAGAGCAGGAGACGCAAAAAAAAGGCCTTAAAGACGACATAAAGCTGGGCGTAGGAGGGATACGTGAGATCGAGTTTACATGCCAGGCCTTTCAACTCATCCGGGGCGGCAGGATACCCGAACTTCGCGAAAGGAGCATTCTTCGGGTCCTGGATCTCCTGGCCGTCCATAACTTCCTGCCCAAAGACGTATGCCGGAAATTAAAAAATGCATACATATTCCTGCGCAATACCGAACATCGTCTGCAGGAATACGCTGACCAGCAGACCCACAGGCTGCCTCTCGAGCCTCTTTCTCAGATCCGCCTCGCACTATCCATGGGTTTTCAGACATGGAAAGAATATATTGATACGCTCCGCTGGCACATGGATATAGTCCATTATTACTTTAAGGGACTTTTCTCCAGAGAGGACGATCAGGGTAAGGACTCAGCGAAACAGCTCCTGTCAGGCATTTGGTTCGGTACGGTTGACAAAGGCCATGCTGTACAAACTCTTCAATCAATGGGTTTTCATAAAGCCGATGAGGTTTTGAACTTTCTCCATGGCCTTAAGGACTCCAGGATGAGATTGAGTCTCAGTTCGCCAGGACGAGACCTGCTTAACCGTTTGATCCCTCTTGTGCTCAAGGAAGCCGCAGGGACGGAACAGCCGGACCTTGCCCTCAAAAGGACTCTCGACCTGATTGAATCAATTGGGAGGAGGACCTGCTACCTCTCCCTTCTGCTTGAAAATCCTGATGCCCTGTCGCACCTGACAAGGCTCTGTTCAAGGGGGGCATGGATCGCGACGCTTCTATTGAGACAGCCTGTCCTGCTGGATGAACTCCTTGACCCGCTGACCCTTTACTCGCCTCCTGACAGGCCGAGTCTGGAGAGGGATATAAAGAAAATGCTCTCCAGAGTACCGCCGGACGACCTGGAGCAGCAGATGGACGAACTCAGGCGATTCAGACAGGCAAATATGCTAAGGGTAGCTGCGGCTGACATCTCAGGAGCCCTGTCTGTCCTGGACGTGAGCCAGCACCTTACGGACACTGCCGAGGTAATAGTGGACAGGGTCCTTGTACTTGCCCGGGACCACCTGATGGACCGGCATGGCATGCCCCAGTGCATATCCGGCCAAGATGAAAGAGGGATCAGTGGTTTTGCGGTTGTTGCCTACGGCAACCTTGGAGGAAAGGAGATGGGCTATAGCTCGGACCTGGATCTGGTCTTTCTCCATACCGCTGAAGCGGGCCGGATGACTTCCGGTCCCAAGCCCCTGGACAGCACCATGTTTTATACCCGTTTGGGACAGCGAATGATTCATATTCTGACAGTCCATACCCAGGCAGGAATCCTGTATAAAGTAGACATGCGCCTTCGTCCCAGCGGGGAATCAGGAGTCCTGGTCAGCAGCCTGGAGGCCTTTTCCCGGTATCAAACGGACCGGGCCTGGGCATGGGAGCATCAGGCCCTTGTGAGAGCGAGGGCGATTGCCGGTGACATCCGGGTCTGCAAGAAATTTGATGAATTGAGAAAAAAAGTGATTGCCAGTTCCCGTGACATTGATATTTTAAAGAATTCCGTCATCTCCATGCGAGACAGATTGATAAGCCAATATGGAAACAGGCATCCGGACAAATTTGACCTTAAACATGATCCCGGCGGGCTGACTGACATAGAATTCCTGATCCAGTATACGGTGTTGGCAAATGCTTTCCGGTATCCGGACCTTGCTGAATTGAGCAATAGTATCGGACTGCTTGAGGCCTTTGAACAGAAGGGCCTGATACCAAAGAGATATGCGGATATACTTTTGGAGGCATATGTGAGCTACAGAAAAGCGATAAACAGGCTCAGCCTGCAGGAAAGACCGGCTTGTGTGGAGGCCGGCGATTTCGCGGGCCTGAGGTCCGGGGTAATGGAAATCTGGGATGAGGTCATGAAATGA